The sequence TAAATGACGTGGCAACTCCCTCGGGCATACTCGGGATAAACCTTGTTTTATCCTTACTATTGTTTATTCCCATTCCTTTTCCGCCTTCGGCGACTTGTCCCGAGTATCCAAAGGAAATTGCCATATTTAGAAATCCCTTGAATACTCGGGGTAAACACTTGTAAAAAAGGGATACTCGAAGACGCAAAAACTCCATACTTAGTCTACTTATTCCTCTCTTCTGTCTTTACTGTCAAATATGCTTACTTAATCTACTTGTAGGTCTTTAATGTTGTCAAAAACCTTGTGGAACGCAGATGCAATAAGTTTAGCTGTTTTTTTAGTGTTAGGTGCCCTAAACGGCATTGTCATTCCAAAATGGGTATCACAATGTTTTTGAGCGACTGGATAGTTCTCAGGATTATAATCTACTGGCAAAGAGTTAGGACAGTTCCAAGGACAACCGTGTCCGTAGGCATTTTTTGCCTGAAAAACAGTCATCGCTGGAAGTATATAACGTTGCCAAATTCCACATTGAGTACCTTCGGCACGCAAGGCTTTTAAGATGGCGTTTCTAATGGCTACATCTCTTCCTTCAAACCCAAGTTTTTTAGCATCAATACGTAAAGTTACATTGTAGTAAGTGTGGTTATATCCTTTTGGGACAAAAGGTATAATTAAACCTGGAATATCTTTAACACCTTCAATGAAAGTTTCAGCGTTCTCTTTCTGTATTTTTAGGTTTCTGTCCAATTTTGTAAGTTGTGCTCTACCAAACGCTGCCACAAGTTCGCAACTTCTATACATCCACCCAAGAGCGTAAGCGTGGTAATCTCTACTTTCGTTAGGTTTTCTTGTTTCTCCAAAAGACCACAACATTTTTGCTTTTTCAAGAATTTGTTCATCGTTAGTAACAAAAACTCCGCCCTCACCACTGGTCAAACTTTTGTTATGGTTGAGACTAAATCCAGTACAATCTCCCCACAAACCAACATTCTTATTTTTAATGGATGCACCGTGAGATTGGCAAGCGTCTTCAATGATTTTTAGTTTATGTTTTTTTGCAATTTTACGGATAGCCTCCATATCGGCAGCCAAACCGTGGAGGTGGACAACCATAATAGCTTTTGTTTTTGGAGTAATAGCGGCTTCTATTTTGCTTGGGTCAATATTCATTGTATCATAATCTATATCAACAAAAACAGGTAAAGTATTATGATGTAAAAGACAAGTTACACTTGAGGTCCACGAGTAAGCTGGAACAATTACCTGGTCTCCACTTCCACAACCGCAGGCAGCAATACTCATATGTAAAGCCGCTGTTCCGCTGTTGGTAAGTATTGAGTGTTTGTTTCCATTCCATTTAGCGAAATCTTTTTCAAATTGAGTACAGTTAGGACCGTATGTATAAGATGGCCCCTCTAAAGCCTTAAGGACATATTTTCTGTCTAAATCGGTGATTTTTGGCCAAGGTTTGATACAATCATCAGAAACCATCTTTTCACCGCCAAGTATTGCCAGTTTGCTCTTCTTTTTTATAGCCATCATTTCTCCTTTTTCCCTTTATATATATTTTATTAGGGATTGTTTGTAATTATAACAACCACTTTTTCTATTTAATAGTTTCAAAAAGGTTTTTAAGATATTTAACCCCTTTAATCATTGCTTCTTCTGGTGTATACTCAGAACCTTCGTATTCAAAATTTATATAACCTTTATAATTATCTTCTGACATTATTTTTACAATTGCTGGATAATCAAGAATACCTTCTCCTGTTAAAGCTGCCTTGTAATGTTTCCCGTCTGCTCCAATTCTACCATTAACATCATCCAATACCCAATCTTTAAAGTGTGTATGAGCAATA is a genomic window of bacterium containing:
- a CDS encoding DegT/DnrJ/EryC1/StrS family aminotransferase; translated protein: MMAIKKKSKLAILGGEKMVSDDCIKPWPKITDLDRKYVLKALEGPSYTYGPNCTQFEKDFAKWNGNKHSILTNSGTAALHMSIAACGCGSGDQVIVPAYSWTSSVTCLLHHNTLPVFVDIDYDTMNIDPSKIEAAITPKTKAIMVVHLHGLAADMEAIRKIAKKHKLKIIEDACQSHGASIKNKNVGLWGDCTGFSLNHNKSLTSGEGGVFVTNDEQILEKAKMLWSFGETRKPNESRDYHAYALGWMYRSCELVAAFGRAQLTKLDRNLKIQKENAETFIEGVKDIPGLIIPFVPKGYNHTYYNVTLRIDAKKLGFEGRDVAIRNAILKALRAEGTQCGIWQRYILPAMTVFQAKNAYGHGCPWNCPNSLPVDYNPENYPVAQKHCDTHFGMTMPFRAPNTKKTAKLIASAFHKVFDNIKDLQVD